Proteins encoded in a region of the Streptomyces sp. NBC_00310 genome:
- a CDS encoding DEAD/DEAH box helicase, giving the protein MNAKPSASGLSPSDTPRRATAPRGDLSTPEAVSRDLPPAESFDALGLPPELLRTLTDLGVTEPFPIQAATLPNALAGRDVLGRARTGSGKTLAFGLALLVRTAGLRAESKRPLALVLVPTRELAQQVSDALEPYAQTLKVRLATVVGGLSINKQQALLRTGAEVVVATPGRLADLVSRRDCLLNQVRITVLDEADQMCDLGFLPQVSEILDQVPADGQRLLFSATLDRDVDQLVRGYLHDPVHASVDRLAGSVTTMEHHVLNIHAADKYATATEIAARDGRVLMFLDTKAGVDQFTRHLRTSGVRAAALHSGKSQPQRTHTLGQFKDGGVTVLVATNVAARGIHIDALDLVVNVDPPADAKDYLHRGGRTARAGESGKVVTLVTPNQRRDVNRMMSDAGIRPTVTQVRSGEAQLTAITGARRPPNGTKSSSGNAPFRGLGTRPGRPAKESRKTAEARRTAEARAAARVRKGR; this is encoded by the coding sequence ATGAACGCGAAGCCGTCGGCCTCCGGGCTCTCCCCCTCCGACACCCCCCGGCGTGCGACAGCGCCGCGGGGCGACCTGTCGACGCCGGAGGCGGTGTCCCGGGACCTGCCGCCGGCCGAGTCCTTCGACGCGCTCGGGCTGCCGCCGGAGCTGCTGCGGACCCTGACCGACCTCGGGGTGACGGAGCCCTTCCCGATCCAGGCGGCGACGCTGCCGAACGCGCTCGCCGGCCGCGACGTCCTCGGCCGGGCACGGACCGGCTCGGGCAAGACGCTGGCGTTCGGGCTCGCGCTGCTCGTCCGGACGGCAGGCCTGCGGGCGGAGTCGAAGCGGCCGCTCGCGCTGGTCCTGGTGCCGACCCGGGAACTCGCCCAGCAGGTGAGCGACGCGCTGGAGCCGTACGCGCAGACGCTGAAGGTGCGGCTGGCGACGGTGGTCGGCGGGCTGTCGATCAACAAGCAGCAGGCGCTGCTGCGGACCGGGGCCGAGGTGGTCGTCGCGACACCGGGGCGGCTCGCCGACCTGGTGTCGCGCCGGGACTGCCTTCTGAACCAGGTGCGGATCACGGTGCTGGACGAGGCGGACCAGATGTGCGACCTGGGCTTCCTGCCGCAGGTCTCGGAGATCCTGGACCAGGTCCCCGCCGACGGGCAGCGGCTGCTGTTCTCCGCCACGCTCGACCGCGACGTCGACCAGCTGGTGCGCGGCTATCTGCACGACCCGGTGCACGCCTCGGTCGACCGGCTCGCGGGCTCGGTCACCACGATGGAACACCATGTGCTGAACATCCACGCCGCCGACAAGTACGCGACGGCGACCGAGATCGCCGCGCGGGACGGCCGGGTGCTGATGTTCCTGGACACCAAGGCCGGCGTGGACCAGTTCACACGCCATCTGCGGACCAGCGGTGTACGGGCCGCCGCCCTGCACAGCGGGAAGTCGCAGCCGCAGCGCACGCACACGCTCGGCCAGTTCAAGGACGGTGGGGTCACCGTGCTGGTGGCCACGAACGTCGCGGCGCGGGGCATCCACATCGACGCGCTCGACCTCGTCGTCAACGTCGATCCGCCCGCCGACGCCAAGGACTACCTGCACCGTGGCGGGCGCACGGCGCGCGCCGGGGAGTCCGGGAAGGTGGTCACCCTGGTCACCCCCAACCAGCGGCGCGACGTGAACCGGATGATGTCCGACGCCGGGATCCGCCCGACGGTCACCCAAGTGCGCTCCGGCGAGGCACAGTTGACCGCCATCACCGGGGCGAGGCGTCCGCCGAACGGGACGAAGTCCAGCAGCGGCAACGCCCCCTTCCGCGGCCTCGGCACCCGTCCGGGACGTCCCGCGAAGGAGTCCCGCAAGACCGCCGAGGCCCGCAGGACCGCGGAGGCCCGCGCGGCGGCCCGGGTACGCAAGGGCCGCTGA
- a CDS encoding phosphatase domain-containing protein — MPVVHVMTGLPASGKTTAARKLQAESEGRMRRVNLDDLRTMLDVPLPEGAERRSYAHEQTVLAIQDAAVRAAVDGGFDVVVDNTHMTPHIPKRLKAAVAGLATFVVHDFTDVPVEECLRRDAGRERPVGEEIIRILADKHAKSRRGGWRLTAEWLNDEPAVEPYVADPALPSAVMCDIDGTLALRGDRGAYDFTRCEEDLLNVSVRGALRSFRKAEGDVVVLLSGRGEEHRGRTEAWLRAHEVPYDELWMRAAGDQRRDDVVKAELFDRHVRHRFAVRVSLDDRDRVVAVWRRMGLPTWQVNYGSF; from the coding sequence GTGCCCGTGGTACACGTCATGACGGGCCTGCCCGCTTCGGGGAAGACGACCGCTGCGCGCAAGCTGCAGGCGGAGTCCGAGGGCCGGATGCGCCGCGTCAACCTGGACGATCTGCGCACGATGCTCGACGTGCCGCTGCCCGAGGGGGCCGAGCGTCGGTCGTACGCGCACGAGCAGACCGTGCTGGCGATCCAGGACGCGGCGGTGCGGGCGGCCGTCGACGGTGGCTTCGACGTCGTGGTGGACAACACGCACATGACGCCGCACATCCCGAAGCGGCTGAAGGCTGCGGTGGCGGGGCTGGCCACCTTCGTCGTGCACGACTTCACCGACGTGCCGGTGGAGGAGTGCCTGCGGCGCGACGCCGGGCGGGAGCGGCCGGTCGGCGAGGAGATCATCCGGATCCTCGCCGACAAGCACGCGAAGTCCCGCAGGGGCGGCTGGCGGCTCACCGCGGAGTGGCTGAACGACGAGCCCGCCGTCGAGCCGTACGTCGCCGACCCGGCGCTGCCCTCGGCGGTCATGTGCGACATCGACGGCACGCTCGCCCTCAGGGGCGACCGGGGCGCCTACGACTTCACACGCTGCGAGGAGGACCTGCTCAACGTGTCGGTGCGCGGGGCGCTGCGCTCCTTCCGGAAGGCCGAGGGCGATGTCGTCGTCCTGCTCTCCGGCCGCGGTGAGGAGCACCGGGGCCGGACGGAGGCGTGGCTGCGTGCGCACGAGGTCCCGTACGACGAACTGTGGATGCGCGCCGCGGGCGACCAACGCCGCGACGACGTGGTGAAGGCCGAGCTGTTCGACCGGCATGTACGCCACCGGTTCGCCGTACGGGTCTCCCTCGACGACCGCGACCGGGTGGTCGCCGTGTGGCGCCGGATGGGCCTGCCGACCTGGCAGGTCAACTACGGCAGCTTCTAG
- a CDS encoding RNA ligase — MSQAYLTLHELLPPEELAAALEAGHVTRKPHPELPLSIYTYTRTCQYERVWNRVTTRCRGLVADDGTGEIVALPLPKFFNVGEHEAGQPYAPSLPDEPFEVYDKVDGSLAVVFHYAGRWRVASKGSFVSVQATWAQRLLDGKDTSGLVPGVTYLAEILYPENRIVVDYGDRRDIVLLAAFAQDGTEVALSEAATGWRGIGSVVTVWPAVPLGELLAMTDANRLPGGTAATGTDAEGFVLRFASGVRAKAKFAEYVRLHKVLTGVTERDIWRGHGIQRFAGLPAKQVAQALNCSAEDIVATGGRPLDALLEQVPDEFDAWVRGVVAGIEKQVEDRERAIDEAFRSVAHLAGDRGAFARAVRELPDAAVRPAMFLRLDGRPTELVTYRSTRPEASDPFKNDEEN; from the coding sequence ATGAGCCAGGCCTACCTGACTCTTCATGAGCTGCTGCCGCCTGAGGAGTTGGCGGCGGCGCTCGAAGCGGGGCACGTCACGCGCAAGCCGCACCCGGAACTGCCGCTGTCCATCTACACGTACACGAGGACATGCCAGTACGAGCGGGTGTGGAACCGGGTGACCACGCGCTGCCGCGGTCTCGTGGCCGACGACGGCACCGGTGAGATCGTCGCGCTTCCGCTGCCGAAGTTCTTCAACGTCGGTGAGCACGAGGCCGGTCAGCCGTACGCCCCGAGCCTCCCGGACGAGCCGTTCGAGGTGTACGACAAGGTCGACGGCAGTCTGGCGGTGGTCTTCCACTACGCCGGCCGGTGGCGGGTCGCGTCCAAGGGTTCGTTCGTCAGCGTGCAGGCCACCTGGGCGCAGCGGCTGCTCGACGGGAAGGACACCTCCGGTCTCGTCCCCGGGGTGACCTACCTGGCCGAGATCCTGTACCCGGAGAACCGGATCGTCGTCGACTACGGCGACCGTCGTGACATCGTGCTGCTGGCCGCGTTCGCCCAGGACGGCACCGAGGTCGCCCTGTCCGAGGCCGCGACCGGCTGGCGCGGCATCGGTTCCGTCGTCACCGTGTGGCCGGCGGTGCCGCTTGGCGAGTTGCTGGCCATGACGGACGCCAACCGGCTGCCCGGCGGAACGGCGGCCACGGGCACCGACGCGGAGGGCTTCGTGCTGCGCTTCGCCTCGGGCGTACGGGCCAAGGCCAAGTTCGCCGAGTACGTCCGGCTCCACAAGGTGCTCACCGGTGTGACCGAGCGGGACATCTGGCGCGGTCACGGCATCCAGCGGTTCGCGGGGCTGCCCGCCAAGCAGGTGGCGCAGGCGCTGAACTGCTCGGCCGAGGACATCGTCGCGACCGGAGGCCGGCCGCTGGACGCGCTGCTGGAGCAGGTGCCCGACGAGTTCGACGCCTGGGTTCGCGGTGTCGTCGCGGGCATCGAGAAGCAGGTGGAGGACCGGGAACGGGCGATCGACGAGGCGTTCCGGTCCGTCGCGCATCTCGCCGGCGACCGGGGCGCCTTCGCCCGCGCGGTGCGGGAACTGCCCGACGCGGCCGTGCGCCCCGCCATGTTCCTGCGCCTGGACGGCCGCCCGACCGAGCTCGTGACATACCGTTCCACCCGGCCGGAGGCGTCCGACCCCTTCAAGAACGACGAGGAGAACTGA